The following proteins are encoded in a genomic region of Triticum dicoccoides isolate Atlit2015 ecotype Zavitan chromosome 1B, WEW_v2.0, whole genome shotgun sequence:
- the LOC119328570 gene encoding uncharacterized protein LOC119328570 isoform X2 gives MLPPALPATRVLTFVHQFVCSVLLQRDRFVCCLESRGHYSLAEAEAASTLDALRCALSQAAFAKPCHGAASVAPLLPKGKVKEGACVVLLQLAARIVVSNLHKNAKKSFSEMIKDMYLHYNGRSGLLLCGFQT, from the exons ATGCTTCCTCCTGCCTTGCCAGCCACGCGTGTCCTCACCTTTGTTCATCAATTCGTGTGCAG CGTGCTGCTCCAGCGCGACCGCTTCGTGTGTTGCCTCGAGTCGCGTGGCCACTACTCTCTCGCCGAGGCGGAGGCAGCTTCCACTCTCGACGCCCTCCGTTGCGCGCTCTCGCAGGCGGCGTTTGCAAAGCCTTGTCACGGCGCTGCAagtgttgcccccctcctccccaagGGCAAGGTGAAGGAAGGTGCCTGTGTGGTTCTTCTGCAGCTCGCGGCAAGGATTGTTGTGTCCAACCTACACAAGAATGCCAAGAAGTCCTTCTCGGAGAT GATTAAGGACATGTACCTCCACTACAATGGGAGATCTGGGCTGCTTCTTTGTGGCTTCCAAACTTGA
- the LOC119328570 gene encoding uncharacterized protein LOC119328570 isoform X1 produces MIVCLLCPLNCVFILLIKKHLILWLGTLKIYKTFLLLDNLFPFDQSLLLAYTSVHSVLLQRDRFVCCLESRGHYSLAEAEAASTLDALRCALSQAAFAKPCHGAASVAPLLPKGKVKEGACVVLLQLAARIVVSNLHKNAKKSFSEMIKDMYLHYNGRSGLLLCGFQT; encoded by the exons ATGATTGTATGCCTCCTATGCCCGCTTAATTGTGTGTTCATTTTGTTAATCAAGAAACATCTGATTTTATGGCTGGGTACGTtgaaaatatataaaacttttcttctTTTGGATAATTTGTTTCCCTTTGACCAATCTTTGTTACTTGCCTACACATCTGTGCACAGCGTGCTGCTCCAGCGCGACCGCTTCGTGTGTTGCCTCGAGTCGCGTGGCCACTACTCTCTCGCCGAGGCGGAGGCAGCTTCCACTCTCGACGCCCTCCGTTGCGCGCTCTCGCAGGCGGCGTTTGCAAAGCCTTGTCACGGCGCTGCAagtgttgcccccctcctccccaagGGCAAGGTGAAGGAAGGTGCCTGTGTGGTTCTTCTGCAGCTCGCGGCAAGGATTGTTGTGTCCAACCTACACAAGAATGCCAAGAAGTCCTTCTCGGAGAT GATTAAGGACATGTACCTCCACTACAATGGGAGATCTGGGCTGCTTCTTTGTGGCTTCCAAACTTGA